A region from the Lolium perenne isolate Kyuss_39 chromosome 4, Kyuss_2.0, whole genome shotgun sequence genome encodes:
- the LOC127292458 gene encoding B3 domain-containing protein Os12g0592300 isoform X1 codes for MAGDEKGRCVKCREWQEHYFWEHMDLSNIRFFKHMIGDFQHRVSIPEKVANNFTRLMAKEGFTLKSPSGETWCVAAEKIADELFFVSGWEEFVKDHELQENDLLLFECSGIGCFDVRIFDSSGSEKASCFFTDKKGTNMHRHFDNIMGQQAEGHCRLSDSNNAIVPLSQPVGSPHKASASKKPIKEAESPNNSNYQDKCVVDDEEEESDNEHTYSNYSYSRLASHLTADEREQIFGLASIQPRNPVFVVVLQKSHVRGAKNILVSSIFLPWDENYYIIPSKFAAEHLEGKSHEVLLLRPNSKEQWHVKYYHASLTRGFNGGRWVKFVRDNSLCEGYVCIFELMRGARKVTMTVHVVRKVEDQFVLLG; via the exons ATGGCGGGTGATGAGAAGGGAAGGTGCGTGAAGTGCAGGGAGTGGCAGGAGCACTACTtctgggagcacatggatttgagCAACATCAGGTTCTTCAAGCACATGATTGGAGATTTTCAGCATCGCGTT AGCATTCCAGAGAAGGTTGCCAACAATTTCACCAGGCTTATGGCCAAGGAAGGATTCACCCTCAAATCACCTAGCGGCGAGACATGGTGCGTCGCCGCCGAAAAGATTGCCGATGAGCTGTTCTTTGTGTCAGGATGGGAGGAATTTGTCAAGGATCATGAACTGCAGGAGAATGACCTCCTGCTCTTCGAATGCAGTGGCATTGGCTGCTTTGATGTACGCATCTTTGACTCGAGCGGCTCTGAGAAAGCGTCCTGTTTCTTCACCGATAAAAAGGGCACCAACATGCACAGACACTTTGACAACATTATGGGTCAGCAAGCTGAAGGACACTGTCGTTTGAGCGATTCCAACAATGCCATTGTGCCGCTGTCGCAGCCGGTTGGGTCTCCTCACAAGGCCTCTGCATCAAAGAAACCGA TAAAAGAAGCTGAATCTCCAAACAACAGCAACTATCAAGATAAGTGTGTGGTggacgatgaagaagaggaaagtGACAATGAACACACTTACTCCAACTACTCCTACTCAAGGCTTGCAAGTCACCTAACTGCGGACGAACGAGAGCAAATATTCGGGTTGGCATCAATTCAACCACGCAATCCTGTTTTTGTGGTGGTCCTGCAGAAGTCCCATGTTCGGGGGGCGAAAAACATCCTGGTCAGTTCAATATTTCTGCCATGGGATGAAAATTACTAC ATCATCCCCAGCAAGTTTGCAGCTGAACATCTTGAGGGAAAATCACACGAGGTGCTGCTTTTGAGGCCAAACAGCAAAGAGCAGTGGCATGTCAAGTATTATCACGCAAGCCTCACCCGAGGCTTCAACGGCGGACGCTGGGTCAAGTTTGTCCGCGACAACAGTCTGTGCGAAGGCTATGTCTGCATCTTCGAGCTGATGAGAGGCGCGAGGAAGGTGACGATGACGGTTCATGTGGTTCGGAAGGTTGAGGACCAGTTTGTTCTGCTGGGTTAG
- the LOC127292458 gene encoding B3 domain-containing protein Os12g0592300 isoform X2 has translation MAGDEKGRCVKCREWQEHYFWEHMDLSNIRFFKHMIGDFQHRVSIPEKVANNFTRLMAKEGFTLKSPSGETWCVAAEKIADELFFVSGWEEFVKDHELQENDLLLFECSGIGCFDVRIFDSSGSEKASCFFTDKKGTNMHRHFDNIMGQQAEGHCRLSDSNNAIVPLSQPVGSPHKASASKKPIKEAESPNNSNYQDKCVVDDEEEESDNEHTYSNYSYSRLASHLTADEREQIFGLASIQPRNPVFVVVLQKSHVRGAKNILIIPSKFAAEHLEGKSHEVLLLRPNSKEQWHVKYYHASLTRGFNGGRWVKFVRDNSLCEGYVCIFELMRGARKVTMTVHVVRKVEDQFVLLG, from the exons ATGGCGGGTGATGAGAAGGGAAGGTGCGTGAAGTGCAGGGAGTGGCAGGAGCACTACTtctgggagcacatggatttgagCAACATCAGGTTCTTCAAGCACATGATTGGAGATTTTCAGCATCGCGTT AGCATTCCAGAGAAGGTTGCCAACAATTTCACCAGGCTTATGGCCAAGGAAGGATTCACCCTCAAATCACCTAGCGGCGAGACATGGTGCGTCGCCGCCGAAAAGATTGCCGATGAGCTGTTCTTTGTGTCAGGATGGGAGGAATTTGTCAAGGATCATGAACTGCAGGAGAATGACCTCCTGCTCTTCGAATGCAGTGGCATTGGCTGCTTTGATGTACGCATCTTTGACTCGAGCGGCTCTGAGAAAGCGTCCTGTTTCTTCACCGATAAAAAGGGCACCAACATGCACAGACACTTTGACAACATTATGGGTCAGCAAGCTGAAGGACACTGTCGTTTGAGCGATTCCAACAATGCCATTGTGCCGCTGTCGCAGCCGGTTGGGTCTCCTCACAAGGCCTCTGCATCAAAGAAACCGA TAAAAGAAGCTGAATCTCCAAACAACAGCAACTATCAAGATAAGTGTGTGGTggacgatgaagaagaggaaagtGACAATGAACACACTTACTCCAACTACTCCTACTCAAGGCTTGCAAGTCACCTAACTGCGGACGAACGAGAGCAAATATTCGGGTTGGCATCAATTCAACCACGCAATCCTGTTTTTGTGGTGGTCCTGCAGAAGTCCCATGTTCGGGGGGCGAAAAACATCCTG ATCATCCCCAGCAAGTTTGCAGCTGAACATCTTGAGGGAAAATCACACGAGGTGCTGCTTTTGAGGCCAAACAGCAAAGAGCAGTGGCATGTCAAGTATTATCACGCAAGCCTCACCCGAGGCTTCAACGGCGGACGCTGGGTCAAGTTTGTCCGCGACAACAGTCTGTGCGAAGGCTATGTCTGCATCTTCGAGCTGATGAGAGGCGCGAGGAAGGTGACGATGACGGTTCATGTGGTTCGGAAGGTTGAGGACCAGTTTGTTCTGCTGGGTTAG